A window of Hyperolius riggenbachi isolate aHypRig1 chromosome 1, aHypRig1.pri, whole genome shotgun sequence contains these coding sequences:
- the LOC137535768 gene encoding uncharacterized protein, producing MLINPLLGLLFISGVPRSLSPELPRSLSPELPRSLSPELPRGLSPQLPRSLSPELPRSLSPELPRGLSPELPRSLSPELPRSLSPELPRSLSPELPRSLSPELPRSLSPELPRSLSPELPRSLSPELLRSLCPQLPRSLSPELPRSLSPELPRSLSPKLPRNLSPELSRSLSPELPRSLSPELPRSLSPELPRSLSPELPRSLSPELPRGLSPQLPRSLSPELPRSLSPELPRSLSPELPRSLSPELPRSLSPELPRNLSPELCLSHPLSVPPPSIYPKMRVAE from the coding sequence ATGCTAATTAATCCCTTGCTAGGGCTGCTTTTTATATCAGGAGTACCCAGGAGCCTGTCTCCAGAGCTACCCAGGAGCCTGTCTCCAGAGCTACCCAGGAGCCTGTCTCCAGAGCTACCCAGGGGCCTGTCTCCACAGCTACCCAGGAGCCTGTCTCCAGAGCTACCCAGGAGCCTGTCTCCAGAGCTACCCAGGGGCCTGTCTCCAGAGCTACCCAGGAGCCTGTCTCCAGAGCTACCCAGGAGCCTGTCTCCAGAACTACCCAGGAGCCTGTCTCCAGAGCTACCCAGGAGCCTGTCTCCAGAGCTACCCAGGAGCCTGTCTCCAGAGCTACCCAGGAGCCTGTCTCCAGAGCTACCCAGGAGCCTGTCTCCAGAGCTACTCAGGAGCCTGTGTCCACAGCTACCCAGGAGCCTGTCTCCAGAGCTACCCAGGAGCCTGTCTCCAGAGCTACCCAGGAGCCTGTCTCCAAAGCTACCCAGGAACCTGTCTCCAGAGTTATCCAGGAGCCTGTCTCCAGAGCTACCCAGGAGCCTGTCTCCAGAGCTACCCAGGAGCCTGTCTCCAGAGCTACCCAGGAGCCTGTCTCCAGAGCTACCCAGGAGCCTGTCTCCAGAGCTACCCAGGGGCCTGTCTCCACAGCTACCCAGGAGCCTGTCTCCAGAGCTACCCAGGAGCCTGTCTCCAGAACTACCCAGGAGCCTGTCTCCAGAGCTGCCCAGGAGCCTGTCTCCAGAGCTGCCCAGGAGCCTGTCTCCAGAGCTACCCAGGAACCTGTCTCCAGAGCTGTGTCTCTCTCACCCACTGTCTGTGCCACCCCCCTCTATTTACCCCAAAATGAGGGTGGCTGAATGA